The Candidatus Koribacter versatilis Ellin345 genome has a segment encoding these proteins:
- a CDS encoding bifunctional acetate--CoA ligase family protein/GNAT family N-acetyltransferase — translation MSAGSKAGTKADPAHDVLRAVGHPLDSIFSPQSVAVIGATERVGSVGRSVLWNILSSPFGGTLYPVNPKRNNILGVRAYKSIADLPERPELVVVTTPADSVPGIIQEAVDNGVTAGIVISAGFKEFGEHGKQLEHEISRIIRGKMRIIGPNCLGVMNPIKGLNATFANTIARPGNVAFISQSGALCTAVLDWSLKENVGFSSFVSIGSMLDVDWGDLISYLGNDPRTHAIVIYMESIGNARSFLSAAREVSLTKPIIVIKAGRTAAAAKAAASHTGSLTGSDEVLDAAFRRVGVLRVNTIADVFYMTDVLAKQPRPQGNRLCIVTNAGGPGVLATDALIQGGGALAELSEETMKAFDELLPPHWSHNNPVDILGDAEPERYAKSLQIAAKDPSIDGMLVVMTPQGMTNPTQIAEQLKPYGQSLGKPVLASWMGGVEVAAGEKILDQAKIPTFAYPDSACRAFNYMWQYSYNLKGIYETPTAPGSEKEGDRARAEKLINDIRQTGRTILTEYESKKLLEMYGIPTVPTEVAATEEEAVAHADKMGYPIVLKLYSLTITHKTDVGGVVLNLRDAAAVRKAFNDIRTAVTEKKGAEHFQGVTVQPMAKLDGYELIIGSSLDPQFGPVLLFGTGGQLVEVFKDRALAIPPLNSTLARRMMDQTKIYTALKGVRGRKSVDMAALENLMVRFSELIAEQPWIKELDINPLLASPDRLLALDARVVVHGPEVKAEDLPKTAIRAYPTKYVAKWKMKNGEEVMIRPIRPEDEPTMIQFHQALSERTVYLRYFQPLKLSQRTAHERLTRICFADYDREMPLVVVRKPENGDAEILAVGRLSKLHGRNEAELAALVRDGAQHLGLGSELYRRMLQVARDEKIAVVSSNMLAENHEMRAICKKLGFELKSEVEDNTIHAELAL, via the coding sequence ATGAGCGCAGGCAGTAAAGCAGGTACAAAAGCCGATCCGGCACATGACGTCCTTCGTGCAGTCGGGCATCCGCTGGATTCCATCTTCTCTCCGCAATCCGTCGCCGTGATCGGCGCGACCGAGCGCGTTGGCAGCGTCGGACGCTCCGTCTTGTGGAACATCTTGAGCAGCCCGTTCGGCGGCACCTTGTATCCCGTCAATCCCAAGCGCAACAACATTCTGGGTGTTCGCGCTTACAAAAGCATCGCCGACCTCCCTGAGCGTCCGGAGCTCGTCGTCGTCACCACTCCCGCCGACAGCGTACCCGGCATCATCCAGGAAGCGGTGGACAATGGCGTCACCGCAGGCATCGTGATTTCCGCTGGCTTTAAAGAATTCGGCGAACACGGCAAGCAACTTGAGCACGAAATCTCGCGGATCATCCGGGGCAAGATGCGCATTATCGGCCCGAACTGCCTCGGCGTGATGAACCCGATCAAAGGCCTGAACGCGACCTTCGCCAACACCATCGCCCGGCCCGGCAACGTGGCCTTCATCAGCCAGAGCGGCGCGCTCTGCACCGCCGTCCTCGACTGGAGTTTGAAAGAGAACGTCGGCTTCAGTTCATTCGTGAGCATCGGATCCATGCTCGACGTGGACTGGGGCGATCTCATCAGCTACCTCGGCAACGACCCCCGCACCCACGCGATCGTTATCTACATGGAATCGATCGGTAACGCCCGTTCCTTCCTCTCCGCCGCCCGCGAAGTCTCCCTAACTAAACCGATCATCGTCATCAAGGCCGGACGCACCGCAGCCGCCGCCAAGGCCGCTGCTTCGCACACCGGCTCCCTGACCGGTAGCGACGAAGTTCTCGACGCCGCCTTCCGCCGCGTCGGCGTGCTTCGTGTCAACACCATCGCCGACGTCTTCTATATGACGGACGTCCTCGCGAAACAGCCGCGCCCGCAGGGAAATCGTCTCTGCATCGTCACCAACGCCGGCGGCCCAGGCGTGCTTGCCACGGATGCTCTGATCCAGGGTGGTGGCGCACTCGCCGAGCTCTCCGAAGAAACCATGAAGGCCTTCGACGAACTCCTCCCGCCGCACTGGAGCCATAACAATCCCGTCGACATCCTCGGCGACGCCGAGCCCGAGCGTTACGCGAAGTCGTTGCAGATCGCCGCCAAAGATCCGAGCATCGACGGCATGCTCGTCGTCATGACCCCGCAGGGTATGACTAATCCCACGCAAATCGCCGAGCAGCTCAAGCCCTATGGCCAGTCGCTCGGCAAGCCGGTACTCGCCAGCTGGATGGGCGGCGTGGAAGTGGCTGCCGGCGAAAAAATCCTCGACCAGGCCAAGATCCCGACCTTTGCCTATCCCGACTCCGCCTGCCGCGCCTTCAATTACATGTGGCAATACTCCTACAACCTGAAGGGCATCTACGAGACGCCAACCGCTCCCGGCAGCGAAAAGGAAGGCGATCGCGCCCGCGCCGAGAAGCTCATCAACGATATTCGCCAGACCGGCCGAACCATCCTTACCGAGTACGAGTCCAAGAAACTGCTCGAGATGTACGGCATTCCGACGGTACCCACCGAAGTCGCAGCCACGGAAGAAGAAGCCGTAGCTCACGCCGACAAGATGGGCTACCCCATCGTCCTCAAGCTCTACTCCCTGACGATCACCCACAAGACCGACGTCGGTGGCGTTGTGCTCAATCTCCGCGACGCCGCAGCCGTACGTAAGGCCTTCAACGACATCAGGACCGCCGTCACTGAAAAGAAAGGCGCCGAGCACTTCCAGGGCGTCACCGTTCAACCCATGGCCAAGCTCGATGGCTATGAGCTCATTATCGGCAGCAGCCTCGATCCACAGTTCGGCCCCGTGCTGCTCTTTGGGACCGGCGGACAGTTGGTCGAAGTCTTCAAAGACCGCGCCCTTGCGATACCGCCGCTGAACTCCACGCTCGCGCGCCGCATGATGGATCAAACCAAGATCTACACCGCGCTCAAGGGTGTCCGCGGACGCAAATCCGTGGACATGGCCGCTCTCGAAAATCTTATGGTCCGCTTCAGCGAATTGATTGCCGAACAGCCTTGGATTAAGGAACTCGATATCAACCCGCTGCTCGCATCACCCGATCGCCTCCTCGCGCTCGATGCCCGCGTCGTCGTGCACGGCCCTGAAGTGAAAGCTGAGGACCTGCCGAAGACCGCCATCCGCGCCTATCCGACGAAGTACGTTGCGAAGTGGAAGATGAAGAACGGGGAAGAGGTGATGATTCGCCCCATTCGTCCCGAAGATGAGCCCACGATGATCCAGTTCCACCAGGCTCTCTCCGAACGTACTGTTTATCTCCGCTACTTCCAGCCGCTGAAGCTTTCGCAACGTACCGCGCACGAGCGTCTCACGCGCATATGCTTCGCAGACTACGATCGCGAAATGCCGCTCGTCGTCGTCCGCAAGCCGGAGAACGGCGACGCCGAAATCCTCGCTGTCGGCCGCCTCAGCAAGCTGCACGGCCGCAACGAAGCTGAACTTGCGGCGCTCGTCCGTGACGGCGCGCAGCACCTTGGCCTCGGCAGCGAGCTTTATCGCCGCATGCTGCAAGTGGCCCGCGACGAAAAGATCGCGGTAGTCAGCTCCAATATGCTGGCCGAGAACCACGAAATGCGCGCCATCTGTAAGAAACTTGGCTTCGAACTCAAGTCCGAGGTGGAAGACAACACCATCCACGCCGAACTTGCGCTGTAA
- a CDS encoding metallophosphoesterase family protein translates to MKIRLVLLTVFLCSSFVSFGADQPAALNFDPGPLPFKFVAYGDMRMTDPHNHGDTDPDRRKAIIEAIAKQNPKFVLIGGDLVLNGSNGADWSEYDKEMTPIADAHAAVYPAIGNHEMHGDANTALANYFKRFPYLNSSRFYTVKAGNVLIITLDSELGELKSPQREWLERVLTKGIPADVEFVIFDLHHPPYTHFGMASYGHEARHEEKAMAAYLEERQRKTRARFLVIAGHNHNYERYLHGDVMYIVSGGGGAQPYMPHRLPTDFYQGTGPTYHYCLITMEPGKLNFEMYKLTGDPGKFGWEKGDNFALTYK, encoded by the coding sequence ATGAAAATACGACTCGTATTGTTAACAGTCTTTCTCTGCAGCAGTTTTGTCTCATTCGGCGCGGACCAACCTGCAGCCCTGAATTTCGATCCGGGCCCACTGCCGTTTAAGTTTGTGGCGTATGGCGACATGCGGATGACCGATCCGCATAACCATGGCGACACCGATCCAGACCGTCGCAAAGCGATTATTGAGGCGATCGCCAAACAGAACCCGAAGTTCGTTCTGATCGGTGGCGACCTTGTGCTGAATGGCAGCAACGGGGCCGACTGGTCGGAGTACGACAAAGAAATGACGCCAATCGCGGACGCACATGCGGCAGTGTATCCGGCAATTGGGAACCACGAGATGCATGGCGATGCAAACACCGCCTTGGCGAACTACTTCAAGCGCTTCCCTTACCTGAACAGCAGCCGGTTTTACACGGTGAAGGCCGGAAACGTGTTGATCATCACGCTCGACAGCGAGTTGGGCGAGTTGAAGTCGCCGCAGCGCGAGTGGCTGGAGAGGGTGCTGACCAAGGGAATTCCGGCGGATGTGGAGTTTGTCATATTCGACCTGCATCATCCGCCGTACACACATTTCGGCATGGCGAGCTATGGCCATGAAGCGCGCCACGAAGAGAAGGCAATGGCGGCATATTTGGAAGAGCGGCAAAGGAAAACGCGAGCGCGTTTTCTCGTGATCGCGGGACACAACCACAACTACGAGCGCTACCTCCACGGCGATGTGATGTACATCGTGAGCGGAGGGGGTGGCGCGCAACCCTATATGCCGCATCGTCTGCCGACAGATTTCTACCAGGGCACTGGACCGACCTATCACTACTGCCTGATCACGATGGAACCAGGGAAGCTGAACTTCGAGATGTACAAGCTGACGGGCGATCCCGGCAAGTTTGGGTGGGAGAAGGGCGACAATTTCGCGCTCACCTACAAGTAA
- a CDS encoding VWA domain-containing protein, with product MSPLKMRSRVIAVSLAFVCVVATGAQEPVFRAQSNVVIVPTLVRDAERNAVYGLAEKDFIIEDDGVPQTVHLDEASEEQPVSIVVVLQLGRRADYELPRVKGLRSMLSPLMDAGHARVAMVTFDQDATLFQDFTSDSNVFEKRLGQLEPGNGGAAIVDAVHFGVKLLNATPKNSQRVLLLIGETRDHGSTKKPEDLLRELGTSNIVIYALTFSPSKSNVLDTLRGTNNPDLHPEQSEVHEGPDLLAPLILAAEGMRKNAAKTITAMTGGEYTQFATSKNFDRDMNAFSNHLYSRYVLSFAPSKPHPGLHHLTVRLRDPGKAAVLARESYWAEGATSGNPQP from the coding sequence ATGAGTCCATTAAAAATGCGTTCCAGGGTCATCGCAGTGTCGCTGGCGTTCGTGTGCGTTGTTGCCACCGGGGCGCAGGAGCCGGTGTTTCGCGCGCAATCGAACGTGGTGATTGTGCCGACGCTGGTGCGCGATGCTGAGCGCAATGCTGTCTATGGACTGGCGGAGAAAGACTTCATCATTGAAGACGATGGGGTGCCGCAGACGGTGCACCTGGATGAAGCGTCAGAAGAGCAGCCGGTCTCGATTGTCGTAGTTCTGCAGCTTGGACGCCGCGCCGATTACGAGTTGCCGCGCGTCAAAGGATTGCGTTCCATGCTGTCGCCGCTGATGGATGCGGGACACGCCCGGGTCGCGATGGTGACTTTCGATCAGGATGCAACGCTTTTCCAGGACTTCACGAGTGATTCCAACGTTTTCGAAAAACGGCTCGGCCAGTTGGAACCGGGAAACGGCGGAGCCGCGATTGTGGATGCGGTGCACTTCGGCGTGAAGTTGCTGAATGCGACGCCTAAAAATAGCCAGCGCGTGCTTCTGCTGATCGGCGAGACGCGCGACCACGGCAGCACGAAGAAGCCTGAGGACCTGCTACGCGAATTGGGAACGAGCAACATCGTGATCTACGCGCTCACGTTCTCGCCGTCGAAGTCGAATGTGCTCGACACGCTGCGGGGGACAAACAATCCCGACCTGCATCCGGAGCAGAGCGAAGTGCACGAGGGTCCGGACCTGCTGGCGCCGCTGATACTGGCGGCCGAAGGCATGCGCAAGAACGCAGCGAAGACGATTACGGCAATGACCGGAGGAGAGTACACGCAGTTCGCGACGAGCAAGAACTTCGACCGCGATATGAACGCGTTCTCGAACCACCTGTACTCGCGTTACGTGTTGAGCTTCGCGCCAAGCAAGCCGCATCCGGGGTTGCATCACCTGACCGTGAGACTGAGAGACCCCGGTAAAGCCGCTGTGTTAGCGAGGGAGAGTTACTGGGCGGAAGGCGCGACCAGCGGAAATCCCCAACCTTAG
- a CDS encoding SRPBCC family protein → MDNRNSRTQADGFNSRLRRIEPWASIVGGGALTAFGISRKSLAGATMAAAGGYLIYRAATNGRRASQNVHVQRSFTIMKPVAEVYAYWRNFQNLPNIMTHLENVEVRDDRRSHWTALGPMGLKFEWDAEIIDERENEFIVWRSVEGADIENRGSVQFFSVLNGEGTEISAAIDYAPPAGILGAKFAQLFGRNPEQQVREDLRAFKALMEAGEIPTIEGQPHGKRSAFVKAARVAYPGHKRSATNVKAIRQPAEQLA, encoded by the coding sequence ATGGACAACCGGAACTCCCGAACTCAAGCTGATGGCTTCAACTCGCGCCTGCGGCGGATCGAGCCCTGGGCCTCGATCGTCGGAGGCGGCGCTTTAACCGCATTCGGCATCAGCCGCAAATCATTGGCCGGGGCTACGATGGCGGCAGCCGGCGGCTACCTCATTTATCGCGCTGCAACCAATGGAAGACGTGCGTCGCAGAACGTGCACGTGCAACGCTCCTTCACCATCATGAAACCTGTGGCAGAGGTGTACGCGTACTGGCGCAATTTCCAGAACCTGCCAAACATCATGACGCACCTCGAGAACGTGGAGGTCCGAGATGACCGGCGTTCGCATTGGACAGCGCTAGGACCGATGGGACTGAAGTTCGAGTGGGACGCAGAGATCATTGATGAACGCGAGAATGAATTCATCGTGTGGCGATCCGTGGAAGGTGCAGATATTGAGAACCGCGGATCGGTGCAATTCTTTTCCGTCCTGAACGGGGAGGGCACGGAGATTTCGGCTGCGATTGACTATGCGCCGCCAGCCGGAATTCTCGGCGCGAAGTTTGCCCAGCTATTCGGACGCAATCCGGAGCAACAGGTGCGCGAGGACCTGAGGGCCTTCAAGGCGCTGATGGAAGCCGGGGAAATTCCAACCATCGAAGGCCAGCCGCATGGGAAGCGCTCCGCGTTCGTGAAAGCTGCGCGGGTAGCGTACCCGGGACATAAGCGCTCCGCGACGAACGTGAAAGCGATCCGACAGCCCGCAGAACAGCTGGCATAG
- a CDS encoding zinc-dependent alcohol dehydrogenase — translation MKAVCWNGRHDMRVETVDDPKILNPRDCIIKVTRTAICGSDLHLYNGLIPTMEAGDIVGHEFMGEVVEIGPQVKKLKVGDRVVIPFTIACGNCFFCRQQLWSSCDNTNPNAYIAEALMGYSPSGLFGYSHMTGGYAGGQAQYVRVPFADIGPLKIESDLTDDQVLFLSDVFPTGYMAAENCDIQPGKGQTVAVWGCGPVGLFAIKSAFLLGAEQVIAIDRFPERLYLAEQAGAETLNYSEIPDLIEVLKELTGGRGPDACIDAVGMEAHGVSIDALADEVKQVMKVETDRPLALRQAIQACRKGGVVSVPGVYGGFVDKIPMGAFMNKALTMKTGQTHMMKYMKPLLEHIEKGDIDPSFIISHRVTIDQVPEMYDVWLKKQDHVTKIVIDPWAENIAA, via the coding sequence ATGAAAGCAGTTTGCTGGAATGGACGTCATGACATGCGGGTCGAGACGGTGGACGACCCGAAGATTTTGAACCCTCGCGATTGCATCATTAAAGTTACGCGCACCGCGATTTGCGGCTCGGACTTGCACCTTTACAACGGCCTTATCCCAACGATGGAAGCGGGCGATATTGTGGGGCATGAGTTCATGGGCGAAGTGGTGGAGATTGGGCCGCAGGTGAAGAAGCTGAAAGTTGGAGACCGTGTGGTGATTCCCTTCACCATCGCCTGCGGCAATTGTTTCTTTTGCCGACAGCAGCTTTGGTCGTCGTGCGATAACACCAATCCGAATGCGTACATTGCAGAAGCGCTGATGGGATATTCGCCGTCGGGATTGTTCGGTTATTCGCACATGACTGGCGGCTACGCAGGCGGCCAGGCGCAGTACGTGCGCGTACCATTCGCAGATATCGGGCCATTGAAGATCGAAAGTGATCTGACGGATGATCAAGTGCTGTTCTTGTCCGATGTCTTCCCTACTGGATACATGGCCGCGGAGAACTGCGACATCCAACCCGGCAAAGGACAAACGGTGGCGGTGTGGGGCTGCGGTCCGGTGGGACTGTTTGCGATCAAGAGCGCGTTTTTGCTGGGCGCAGAACAGGTGATCGCGATCGATCGCTTCCCGGAGCGTCTGTACCTGGCGGAACAGGCCGGAGCAGAGACACTGAACTACTCGGAGATTCCTGACCTGATCGAAGTTCTGAAGGAACTGACTGGCGGTCGCGGACCTGATGCCTGCATTGATGCTGTCGGCATGGAGGCCCATGGCGTTTCGATCGACGCCCTCGCCGATGAGGTGAAGCAGGTGATGAAGGTCGAGACAGATCGTCCGCTGGCACTGCGGCAGGCGATCCAAGCGTGCCGGAAGGGCGGAGTCGTTTCCGTTCCCGGCGTCTACGGTGGTTTCGTGGATAAGATTCCGATGGGTGCGTTCATGAACAAGGCGCTGACCATGAAGACCGGCCAGACACACATGATGAAGTACATGAAGCCGCTGCTCGAACACATCGAGAAGGGCGATATTGACCCCAGTTTCATCATTTCGCATCGGGTCACGATTGATCAGGTACCAGAGATGTACGACGTGTGGCTTAAGAAACAGGACCATGTGACGAAGATCGTGATCGACCCGTGGGCGGAAAATATCGCGGCGTAA
- the purM gene encoding phosphoribosylformylglycinamidine cyclo-ligase has protein sequence MDTKPVTYADAGVDIEKANRTKQRIKYLAHKTFTKSVLSEIGGFGGLFQIDKKKYLDPVLVSSVDGVGTKLKIAFEMNLHHTIGADLVNHCVNDIAVQGAAPMFFMDYLATGKLDPDIAERIVTGLADACKHNGCALIGGETAEMPGFYPDGEYDLAGFIVGVVERDKVITGKEVVPGDVLVGLPSNGLHTNGYSLARKLLFSIAGYSPETYVNAIKGKVGNELMKTHKSYWPAVRRLVEAECVSAMAHITGGGITENLPRVLPKGTGAVVELGSWPVLPIFTHMQQLGNISQDEMLRTFNMGIGMVLVIPAKKFKKVQTVLERAGEKGYTIGRIVKGDRKVSYS, from the coding sequence ATGGATACCAAGCCCGTTACGTACGCCGACGCCGGCGTTGATATTGAAAAAGCCAACCGCACCAAGCAGCGCATTAAGTATTTGGCGCACAAGACGTTCACCAAGAGCGTCCTGAGCGAGATTGGCGGCTTTGGCGGCCTTTTCCAGATCGATAAAAAGAAGTACCTGGACCCGGTGCTCGTTTCGAGCGTGGACGGCGTAGGCACGAAGCTGAAAATCGCATTCGAAATGAACCTTCACCACACGATTGGTGCGGACCTGGTCAACCATTGCGTGAACGACATCGCGGTGCAGGGCGCGGCGCCGATGTTCTTCATGGACTACCTGGCAACCGGCAAACTGGATCCGGACATTGCGGAGAGGATCGTTACCGGGCTCGCGGATGCTTGCAAGCACAATGGCTGCGCGCTGATCGGCGGCGAGACGGCCGAGATGCCGGGCTTCTATCCCGACGGCGAATACGATCTCGCTGGATTCATCGTGGGAGTGGTCGAACGCGATAAGGTCATCACTGGCAAAGAGGTTGTGCCGGGAGATGTGCTGGTCGGGCTGCCGTCGAATGGGCTGCATACGAACGGATATTCGCTCGCCCGGAAACTGCTCTTCTCCATCGCCGGATACTCGCCCGAAACGTATGTAAATGCGATTAAAGGCAAGGTCGGCAACGAGCTGATGAAGACGCACAAGAGCTACTGGCCTGCGGTCCGTCGGCTGGTGGAGGCGGAGTGCGTAAGCGCGATGGCACACATTACAGGCGGCGGCATTACCGAGAACCTGCCGCGCGTGCTGCCCAAGGGCACGGGCGCGGTGGTGGAACTGGGATCGTGGCCGGTGCTGCCGATCTTTACCCACATGCAGCAGCTCGGGAATATCAGCCAGGACGAGATGCTCCGCACCTTCAACATGGGTATCGGGATGGTGCTGGTGATTCCGGCGAAGAAGTTCAAGAAGGTACAGACAGTGCTGGAGCGCGCTGGGGAGAAGGGCTATACGATCGGGCGCATTGTGAAGGGCGACCGAAAAGTCAGCTACTCGTAA
- the purN gene encoding phosphoribosylglycinamide formyltransferase yields MKNLGILLSGRGSNFEAIADNVAAGKIPAQISVVISNRADAGGIESAKRRGLNALVIPSKGVPREEHDRRVVKALQDHGVDLICLAGYMRLLSPWFVQQFPRRILNIHPSLLPAFPGLEASKQAFDYGVKVSGCTVHFVDEHLDHGDIIVQKVVPVLDNDDDHTLAARILEQEHIAYSEAVRIVLSDSFKVVGRRVVATAQ; encoded by the coding sequence GTGAAGAACCTCGGCATCCTGCTCTCTGGGCGCGGCTCCAATTTCGAAGCTATTGCGGACAATGTTGCCGCCGGAAAAATCCCGGCACAGATTTCCGTCGTCATCTCCAACCGCGCCGATGCGGGGGGAATTGAGTCGGCGAAGCGACGCGGCTTGAATGCGCTGGTCATTCCGTCAAAGGGCGTCCCTCGCGAAGAACACGATCGGCGAGTTGTAAAGGCGCTGCAGGACCATGGCGTTGATCTCATCTGTCTGGCCGGGTATATGCGGCTGCTGTCGCCGTGGTTCGTACAGCAGTTTCCGCGACGCATCCTGAATATTCATCCTTCGCTGCTGCCCGCGTTCCCCGGACTCGAGGCATCCAAGCAGGCGTTCGACTACGGCGTGAAGGTCAGCGGGTGCACGGTGCACTTTGTGGATGAGCACCTCGACCACGGCGACATCATCGTGCAGAAAGTCGTACCGGTGCTGGATAACGATGACGATCACACGCTGGCGGCGCGCATTTTGGAGCAGGAGCACATTGCGTATAGCGAGGCGGTGCGCATCGTGCTTTCAGACAGCTTCAAGGTTGTGGGAAGGCGCGTAGTCGCCACCGCGCAATAG
- a CDS encoding ion channel → MARVFDPQKESQDLGFGTVLSKQQQLRLLNRDGSFNVKRFPPTLWEKLGSYHSLVTMSWPRFFLLIGIAYFAINVPFALAYYFAGPAALSGDQSLHGFLRCFFFSIDTFATIGYGNITPATLLTNFLVTIEAIFGLLSVGLVAGLVYARFARPTAKIAYSKNAVIAPYRGLTGFMFRLVNARQNELIEVNAKVILSRFEDRDGRRQRVFHNLELERAIVIFFPLSWTVVHPIDEQSPLWGWTDAKLREAESEFLILLTATDEVFATIVHSRTSYSASEVIWDARFSNMFVEEKGELSFDPEKLDAVEKLRS, encoded by the coding sequence TTGGCACGTGTCTTCGACCCACAAAAAGAGTCCCAGGACCTAGGATTCGGCACCGTACTTTCAAAGCAGCAACAGCTTCGCCTGCTGAACCGAGACGGATCGTTCAACGTTAAGCGATTTCCGCCGACACTCTGGGAAAAACTCGGCAGCTATCACTCGCTGGTGACGATGAGCTGGCCGCGGTTTTTCCTGCTGATCGGGATCGCATACTTCGCGATCAACGTTCCATTCGCGTTGGCCTATTACTTCGCCGGACCCGCGGCCCTGTCGGGCGATCAATCGTTGCATGGATTCCTGCGCTGCTTCTTCTTCAGCATTGATACGTTTGCGACGATCGGCTACGGCAACATTACGCCGGCAACACTGCTCACGAACTTTTTGGTAACAATCGAGGCGATCTTCGGACTGCTCAGCGTTGGATTGGTAGCCGGCCTCGTGTATGCGCGATTTGCGCGCCCTACGGCGAAGATTGCGTATAGCAAGAATGCAGTCATCGCTCCTTATCGCGGGCTTACCGGCTTCATGTTCCGACTGGTCAATGCGCGTCAGAATGAGTTGATCGAGGTAAACGCCAAGGTCATACTTAGTCGCTTTGAAGATCGCGATGGCCGCCGTCAGCGTGTGTTTCACAACCTGGAATTGGAGCGGGCGATTGTTATTTTCTTTCCGCTGAGTTGGACGGTCGTGCATCCGATTGATGAACAAAGTCCCCTGTGGGGCTGGACCGACGCGAAGCTGCGCGAAGCGGAGTCAGAGTTTCTCATCCTGTTGACGGCGACCGACGAGGTCTTCGCTACGATCGTTCACAGCCGCACCTCCTACTCTGCTAGCGAGGTGATTTGGGATGCCCGGTTCTCCAACATGTTTGTCGAAGAGAAGGGCGAGCTCAGCTTCGATCCGGAGAAATTGGACGCGGTTGAGAAACTGCGCAGCTAG